A window from Primulina eburnea isolate SZY01 chromosome 2, ASM2296580v1, whole genome shotgun sequence encodes these proteins:
- the LOC140818944 gene encoding MADS-box protein AGL42-like — protein sequence MVRGKIELKRIENTTSRQVTFSKRRNGLLKKAYELSVLCDAEVALIVFSQKGKLFEFSSSDMGHTIERFREHVKEECKADMKDEQQMQDMKHEAEILSKKIELLENSQRKLLGHCLGTCPMEEIPEIENQLEKSLKNIRTRKAQLFSEEIEKFRAKEKLLLEENARLTEKGDFKSRQNVADHLDLMEIPSSSQSALTCCEVITDLFIGQTPIRNASRAF from the exons ATGGTGAGAGGGAAGATAGAACTGAAAAGAATCGAAAATACAACAAGCAGGCAAGTGACCTTCTCCAAGAGAAGAAATGGGCTTTTGAAGAAAGCTTATGAACTCTCCGTGCTTTGTGATGCTGAAGTAGCTTTGATCGTTTTCTCACAAAAAGGAAagctttttgagttttcaagctCCGA CATGGGACATACTATAGAGAGATTCCGGGAACATGTAAAAGAAGAGTGTAAGGCTGATATGAAAGACGAACAACAAATGCAG GATATGAAGCATGAAGCTGAAATTCTGTCGAAGAAGATAGAGCTCCTGGAAAATTCTCAACG GAAGCTTTTGGGGCACTGTTTAGGAACATGTCCAATGGAGGAGATTCCTGAAATCGAAAACCAGTTGGAGAAAAGCCTCAAGAACATCAGAACAAGAAAG GCTCAATTATTCAGTGAGGAAATAGAAAAATTTCGAGCAAAG GAAAAGCTTTTGCTAGAAGAAAATGCAAGATTAACTGAAAAG GGTGATTTTAAATCAAGGCAGAATGTAGCAGATCATCTGGATCTAATGGAGATTCCAAGTTCAAGTCAAAGTGCACTTACCTGCTGTGAGGTGATCACGGATTTGTTCATTGGCCAAACACCCATACGTAACGCCTCTCGAGCATTTTAA